The proteins below are encoded in one region of Phaseolus vulgaris cultivar G19833 chromosome 1, P. vulgaris v2.0, whole genome shotgun sequence:
- the LOC137813890 gene encoding uncharacterized protein, translated as MDRSWINYKRTTNEYENGVQQFLEFAKVNVPDNNGRFYCPCVNCLNERRLPTEVIREHVLCDGFLKSYTKWIWHGELVDIPSVHMSEVEAQEVDLEMDDQLEEMIRDVGYDAFQHAHVYENLCTDAEKPLYPRCTNAKVLWYLPIVPRLKRLFSNANDAKLVRWHADERKKDGNLKHLADGLQWKKIDSMFPNFANDPRNIRLGLATDGMNPYGNLSSKHSSWPVLLVIYNLPPWLCMKRKYVMLSLMISGPRQPGNDIDVYLSPLVEDLKMLWEEGVDVFDGYTGESFKLHAMLFCTINDFPAYGNLSGYITKGHKACPICEENTCHNQLQHGRKTVYLGHRRFLKSNHPYRKLKKPFNGCQENKLAPTALTGLQVYERVKDIQVVFGKTQNKATGSNIWKKRSIFFDLPYWRVLDVRHCIDVMHVEKNVCDSIIGTLIDIQGKTKDGVNARLDMVEMGIREQLAPQSHGKRTYLPPACHTLSKQEKKSFCEFLQGVKVPLGYSSNFKRLVSMKDLRLIGLKSHDCHVLMQQILPVAIRNILPKNVRYALTRLCFFFNAICSKVLDPEKLDQLQNDVVVILCQLEMYFPPSFFDIMVHLIIHLVREIKICGPVFLRWMYPMERYMKILKGYVKNQYRPEASIVERYIAEEAIEFCTEYLSEVEAIRVPKSRYHGIGVGKGTRSAKVITLTRDEVLQAHFYILNNTKEVIPYLNAHKDIVKRKNPRMPEKWVINEHNKSFLKWFKQQVQNDNTTSDTLNWLASEPNFEVISWSGYDINNYSFYTKFEDEKSTMQNSGVMVVAESMHFSSSKDQYSVMASMCYFGVIEDIWMIDYTIFRVPVFKCKWVDSNSGVKTDDLGFTLVDLEKVGYIEEPFIMASQAKQVFYVTDLTNKRWSVVLHGRIMHGTHENDNLTFDISETPSFSTNMPTLNVDNEVDDVHATRDDHHEGLWENVPI; from the exons atggatcgaagttggatcAATTACAAACGCACAACAAATGAATATGAGAATGGAGTACAACAATTTCTTGAATTTGCAAAGGTGAATGTTCCGGATAataatggaagattttattgccCGTGTGTGAATTGTTTGAATGAGCGAAGACTACCGACTGAAGTTATTCGAGAGCATGTTCTTTGTGATGGTTTCCTAAAAAGTTACACAAAGTGGatatggcatggtgaattagtAGACATACCAAGTGTACATATGTCTGAAGTTGAAGCACAAGAAGTTGATTTAGAGATGGATGATCAACTAGAGGAAATGATCCGTGATGTAGGATATGATGCCTTCCAACATGCACATGTGTATGAAAATTTGTGTACTGATGCTGAAAAACCTTTATATCCAAGATGCACTAA TGCAAAAGTGTTGTGGTATCTTCCTATAGTTCCAAGGTTGAAAAGATTATTCAGTAATGCGAATGATGCAAAACTtgttagatggcatgcagatgaacGTAAAAAGGATGGTAATTTAAAGCATCTGGCAGATGGTTTGCAATGGAAGAAAATTGATTCCATGTTCCCAAATTTTGCCAATGATCCAAGAAACATTAGGCTTGGACTTGCAACAGATGGAATGAATCCATATGGTAACTTGAGTAGTAAACATAGTTCATGGCCTGTGTTGTTAGTGATTTATAACTTACCACCATGGTTGTGCATGAAACGCAAATATGTGATGTTATCTTTGATGATCTCTGGTCCAAGACAACCGGGAAATGACATTGATGTTTATTTGAGCCCGTTGGTTGAAGATTTGAAGATGTTATGGGAGGAAGGTGTTGATGTGTTTGATGGGTACACAGGTGAGTCCTTTAAGttgcatgccatgttattttgtaCGATCAATGACTTTCCAGCATATGGTAATTTGAGTGGATACATCACCAAAGGCCACAAAGCATGTCCTATATGTGAAGAAAACACATGTCATAATCAATTacaacatggaaggaaaacagtgtACCTCGGACATCGGAGATTTCTTAAATCAAACCATCCGTATCGTAAATTAAAGAAACCATTTAATGGGTGTCAAGAAAACAAATTAGCTCCAACAGCTTTAACTGGATTGCAAGTATATGAGCGTGTGAAGGACATCCAAGTTGTGTTTGGAAAGACACAAAACAAAGCCACAGGAAGTAACATATGGAAGAAAAGGTCAATATTCTTTGATCTCCCATATTGGAGGGTGCTTGATGtgagacattgtatagatgtcaTGCATGTAGAGAAAAATGTGTGTGACAGTATTATCGGAACACTCATCGATATTCAAGGGAAGACAAAAGATGGTGTCAATGCTCGTTTGGACATGGTTGAAATGGGTATAAGAGAACAATTAGCTCCACAGTCTCATGGTAAGCGCACATACTTGCCTCCGGCATGTCATACGCTGTCTaaacaagagaaaaaaagtTTTTGTGAGTTTTTACAAGGCGTGAAGGTTCCACTAGGTTATTCTTCCAATTTCAAGAGACTTGTATCCATGAAAGATTTGAGATTAATTGGCTtaaagtctcatgattgtcatgtTTTGATGCAACAAATATTACCCGTGGCTATTCGAAATATATTGCCTAAGAATGTCAGATATGCCTTAACTAGATTGTGCTTCTTTTTTAATGCAATATGTAGTAAAGTTTTGGACCCTGAGAAGTTGGATCAGTTACAAAATGATGTTGTAGTCATATTGTGCCAATTGGAGATGTACTTTCCTCCATCATTTTTTGATATTATGGTTCACTTGATTATTCATTTAGTTagagaaattaaaatttgtggTCCAGTATTCTTACGATGGATGTACCCCATGGAGCGATACATGAAGATATTAAAAGGGTATGTAAAGAATCAATATCGTCCTGAAGCATCAATTGTTGAAAGATATATTGCAGAGGAAGCCATTGAGTTTTGTACAGAATACTTATCAGAAGTTGAAGCGATAAGGGTACCTAAGTCTCGTTACCATGGAATAGGTGTTGGTAAGGGTACTCGAAGTGCAAAAGTTATAACATTGACACGAGATGAAGTTCTTCAAGCACATTTTTATATACTGAATAACACTAAAGAAGTCATCCCCTACTTAAATGCTCATAAAGATATTGTGAAGAGAAAAAACCCACGAATGCCTGAGAAGTGGGTGATTAATGAGCACAACAAAAGCTTCTTGAAGTGGTTTAAACAACAAGTTCAAAATGATAATACAACTTCTGATACATTAAATTGGCTAGCATCTGAGCCAAACTTTGAAGTCATAAGTTGGAGTGGTTATGATATAAACAATTATTCATTTTACACAAAATTTGAAGATGAAAAAAGCACCATGCAAAATAGTGGAGTAATGGTGGTGGCTGAATCAATGCATTTCTCTAGTTCAAAAGATCAATATTCTGTTATGGCATCAATGTGCTACTTTGGTGTAATTGAAGACATCTGGATGATAGATTACACAATTTTTAGAGTGCCTGTCTTTAAATGTAAGTGGGTTGACAGTAATAGTGGCGTGAAGACTGATGATCTAGGTTTTACCTTGGTTGATCTGGAAAAGGTAGGTTATATTGAAGAGCCATTCATCATGGCATCTCAGGCAAAACAAGTGTTTTATGTTACTGATCTCACTAACAAACGGTGGTCAGTGGTTCTCCATGGAAGAATCATGCATGGTACTCATGAGAATGATAATTTAACATTCGATATAAGTGAGACTCCATCTTTCTCCACAAATATGCCAACCTTGAATGTCGATAATGAAGTAGATGATGTGCATGCCACACGTGATGATCATCATGAAGGATTGTGGGAGAATGTTCCAATTTGA
- the LOC137813892 gene encoding uncharacterized protein — translation MAATIRMQPIQLDMPLEVVGRTKNIPFFLCQRDIFDILTGTDMICVSVIQLWLMYLHHLCIEKKNVNIYGFLDPVAIQSVGNKASEVQMYFKETFQNGNKEVYLAPYLHQGHWQLIVIIPRQSLVVLLCSLHKKINSLAIRNILDAAMEAHLRLQGLPHIAKKKLQYIAPNCSYQPGNYECGYYLMRHMHKIISANIKDSWKEIFNDPSPLKLEVLQEVREQWASFLLSTVNSHVKTS, via the exons ATGGCAGCGACTATCAGGATGCAACCTATACAATTAGATATGCCACTGGAAGTTGTAGGCAGGACTAAAAACATCCCTTTTTTTCTGTGCCAAAGGGATATTTTTGATATTCTCACCGGTACTGATATGATATGCGTATCTGTAATACAACTTTGGTTAAT GTATTTACATCATCTGTgcattgagaaaaaaaatgttaacatATATGGGTTTCTTGACCCTGTTGCCATTCAGAGTGTTGGGAATAAAGCTAGTGAGGTGCAAATGTATTTCAAAGAGACATTTCAAAATGGGAACAAAGAGGTGTACTTAGCACCTTACTTGCATCA GGGCCATTGGCAATTGATAGTAATTATTCCTCGACAATCTCTTGTTGTTCTCTTGTGTTCATTGCACAAGAAAATTAATAGTTTGGCAATTAGAAATATACTGGATGC AGCTATGGAAGCTCATTTAAGGTTGCAAGGACTTCCACATATTGCTAAGAAGAAGCTACAATACATTGCACCAAAT TGCTCATATCAACCGGGAAACTATGAGTGCGGATATTAtttgatgagacatatgcataAAATTATATCTGCTAACATTAAGGACTCGTGGAAGGAg ATATTCAATGATCCATCTCCATTGAAGTTGGAAGTGCTACAAGAGGTTCGAGAGCAGTGGGCATCATTTCTTTTAAGTACTGTAAATTCTCATGTTAAAACTAGTTAA